One genomic window of Conger conger chromosome 7, fConCon1.1, whole genome shotgun sequence includes the following:
- the LOC133132542 gene encoding coagulation factor IX-like, whose protein sequence is MSPRNKMARIYPLLFICGLLLDNWLHCGASVFLPQHVAESVLKRHKRYNTGRLEEMMKKDNLERECIEERCTFEEAREVFENKEKTMEFWLSYIDGDQCESSPCQNEGTCEDGMSSYVCWCQVGYTGKNCEIETLMQCDVRNGGCMHFCHSDVIRGVTCDCAAGYSLKEDGRTCTPEGNFPCGRLGKSILAAISSTRSLHALPPEMSSNDTSSKIHSPPLPNTTDVPSTQTANSTTPSSTSLPTANPTTPSLTSPPTANPTTPSPTSPPTAIPPPPYHHPPLGDLPISAFSSTLPTVITKDASDVRVVGGTVVTHGEIPWQVALMDKHTRIGFCGGSILSDKWVITAAHCLLEGKTNSIFIRVGEHNVHKKDGSERDHEIAEKHIHPRYNSAQSQYNNDLALLLVDKPILFSDYVLPICLGPKDFTETLLRAGPTSLVSGWGKVRFEGAESPILQKVEVPYVDRLQCKGSSNDRITRFMFCAGYDTEKRDSCQGDSGGPHATKLGDTWFLTGIVSWGEQCAQDGKYGIYTRVSRYYPWISYVTGLSKDATYEDRDH, encoded by the exons ATGTCTCCCCGTAACAAGATGGCAAGAATTTACCCTCTGTTATTCATATGTGGCCTGCTGCTGGACAACTGGCTTCATTGTGGAG CCTCTGTGTTCCTGCCCCAGCATGTAGCAGAGTCTGTACTGAAGAGACACAAACGCTACAATACAGGCAGGCTAGAAGAGATGATGAAGAAGGACAACCTGGAGCGCGAGTGCATTGAGGAGCGGTGCACCTTTGAGGAGgccagagaagtatttgaaaatAAGGAGAAAACA ATGGAATTCTGGCTCAGTTACATAG ATGGAGACCAGTGTGAGTCTTCACCGTGCCAGAATGAGGGCACGTGTGAGGACGGCATGAGCTCCTATGTGTGCTGGTGTCAGGTTGGATACACTGGAAAGAACTGTGAAATAG AGACGTTGATGCAGTGTGACGTGAGGAACGGGGGCTGCATGCACTTCTGCCACTCTGATGTAATacggggggtgacgtgtgactGCGCAGCAGGCTACAGCCTGAAGGAAGATGGCAGAACCTGCACACCTGAAG GAAATTTCCCCTGCGGCAGACTAGGGAAAAGCATACTTGCTGCTATTTCCAGCACTCGGTCCTTGCACGCCCTACCCCCAGAGATGAGTAGCAATGACACGAGTAGCAAGATACACTCCCCCCCTCTTCCCAATACCACTGATGTGCCAAGCACACAAACAGCCAATTCAACCACTCCCTCCTCGACCAGCCTGCCCACAGCCAATCCAACCACTCCCTCCTTGACCAGCCCGCCCACAGCCAATCCAACCACTCCCTCTCCGACCAGCCCGCCCACAGCCATTCCACCCCCACCATACCACCACCCACCCCTCGGCGACCTGCCCATTTCGGCCTTCTCCTCAACCCTGCCCACTGTCATCACTAAGGATGCATCAGACGTCCGCGTTGTGGGGGGCACTGTGGTCACCCACGGAGAGATCCCCTGGCAG GTGGCCCTGATGGACAAACACACCCGGATCGGCTTCTGTGGAGGGTCTATCCTGAGTGATAAATGGGTCATCACTGCTGCCCACTGTCTGTTGGAAGGCAAAACCAACTCCATCTTCATAAGAGTTG GTGAGCACAACGTGCACAAAAAGGACGGTTCGGAGCGAGACCACGAGATCGCCGAGAAGCACATACACCCCCGCTACAACAGCGCCCAAAGTCAGTACAACAACGACCTCGCTCTGCTGCTTGTGGACAAGCCCATCCTCTTCTCCGACTACGTGCTGCCCATCTGCCTGGGGCCCAAGGACTTCACCGAGACCCTGCTGCGGGCGGGCCCCACGTCGCTGGTGAGCGGTTGGGGGAAGGTGCGCTTCGAGGGCGCGGAGTCACCCATTCTGCAGAAGGTGGAGGTGCCTTATGTGGACCGCCTGCAATGCAAGGGAAGCAGCAACGACCGCATCACGCGCTTTATGTTCTGCGCTGGCTACGACACGGAGAAAAGGGACTCCTGCCAGGGGGACAGCGGTGGCCCGCACGCCACCAAGCTCGGGGACACCTGGTTCCTCACTGGCATCGTAAGCTGGGGCGAGCAGTGCGCCCAGGACGGCAAGTACGGCATCTACACCCGTGTATCCCGCTACTATCCCTGGATCTCCTATGTCACTGGGCTCAGTAAGGATGCTACTTATGAGGACCGTGATCATTAA